AGGATGATCTGGTCTTCGCaaggcagctggggtggggggggggacaccaaaaACAGCATCAGCGGGgttggggacacacacacacacacacacacacacaattgcTGCCATCCCGGCCCCGCTAGCCACCCCCCCTGCCCGTCGTCATCCCCCTTACCTCCGAAAACATGGGCAGTTTTTTGGCAAAGTCGACCACGCGGGTGATGGCCGGGGTGATGATTTTTGTAAACTCGCTGAACGCCTCCAGGTCGACTTTGTCCCCCGTCGGGCATGGAGGCCATGGGCGACTGGCCAATGTCCTCGGGCTGCGGGGACGGACCATGcggtgtgactgtgtgtgtgtccgtcccccccccttcctcagGACCCCGTCACGgtgggggaaaccgaggcagggCTCGGTGCGGGGCAGCAGCCAGAAGAGGGAGCTGTGTGCCACCAACgctgcggggacagggacagggccaCCCCGCAGGGCACAGCTGTCCCCTTCGGTCACCGCTCACCCCTTAACCCTTCTGGGGTGATGAGCTCAAGGACACCGGGTGACGTCCCAAACCCCCCCGCTACAACCGCCCCCCTGGTGCCGGGGCACCCATGAGCACCGCCCGCCACGCATGCGCCGAGCGTGTGGGTGCTCAGCTGCCgccggccggggtgggggggttcagGGTGGGGGGTCCGGGGTGGTGACGGGCCCCCGCCGACCCCGTGCCCTCACCAGGAATTTCCGCTTCTGCTTCCAGTGGCTGCCCTGGGCGTTGGTGCTGCGATGGGCCTCCGTCACCACGTGGATCAGCTCCCACTCCTCCGCGCTGGGGTTGGGGCGATGCTGCAGCGACTTGATCATCTCCTCCTTCCGCCGTCGCTCCCGTTCTCCTCAATCAGCTTCCGCTTCGCTACCCGCTTCGAATCATCCAGCACCACTGCCGGGACCCCCCCCAAGTCAGccggcaccccccccccgccgtgccgtgccgcgcaTCCCGACCCGCTCCCACGCCGTGGGACACGCTGGGCACCCCAGCTCGGTCCTGATGCTGCACCAGGCACCGCCAGCCGTGCCGGGACCCCACGCCGTCCCCACGGCAGCAGCGGGTGTCCCCCCTCCTTGTTCCGTCCCCCGCCCCGCACTCACGGTCCATGGCCATGCCCACGGAGATGCACTTCTTGAAGCGGCAGAGCTGGCACTGGTTGCGGGTGATCTTGTCGATGACGCAGCAGCCATCGTACTTGCAGGAGTAGGTGGGGTGCAGGTTCTTCTGGATGGTCCGACGGAAAAAACCCTGGGGACAGcatgggtgggggggacacacgggggacAGAAATGACACGGTGAGCCCCggtgagacacacacacacccccccccgcccgccatctgcccaccccctgccctctCACCTTGCAGCCCTCGCAGGTGATGCAGCGGTAGTGGTAGCCGGTGGCTTTGTCCCCGCACACCACGCACTGTTCATCTTTGTCCAGGTAACTAGGGATGTACCCTAAGGGACGCCCCGCGTCAGGGACCCCCGGGGCACCCCGCATCGGGGGGGCACCCCGCATCAGGGACCCCTGGGACACCCCACGTCAGGGACCACCGGGAcacccccgtgcctcagtttccccctgcAGCAGCATCTGCTCCCAGTCCTGCCActgccccccaccctgctgcaggcagccccgGCACGGGAAGGGTTAACagctggttgggggggggggcgggggtagGGGGGCTGCCTGAGCCCCCCGCAGCAATAAAGCTCCCATTATCCAGTTCCCCAGCCGGCTgcgggggggtgtccccgtccccccctgGCACACAATGGCCCACTGTCCCCGCTATTGTCCGGGgtccccccagcctggcagcccgGGGAccagcccccccaaccccccccccccccccccatcaccagcctcatggggaaactgaggcacggagcacCCACCATGCGTGGGGGGAGTGTCCCCGCACCCCGGGATCCCCACACTCCCCGGGATGGAGCAAACCCAGGCGCGGGGACCCCGAGAGCCCACCCTGGTGCCCTGTGGGTGCCGGATACGGGGGTCCCGtgtcctccccccttccccagggtggggaagggtgcgggggggggggatgggctGGGAGCCGGCCGCCTGGGTTCCTCCAGCGGCCCCTCCTCCCCCCTGGCAGGATCCTGCCGGCGCCGGCCGCTCCCCCGCCGGGGaatggggctgggctggggggcagcgcccggccggGCCCCCCTTATCTcccaccccagggtgctgccGGCCCCGATAGCGCCGGCCCGACCCACGGCCACCGAGGGGGGAcggggggtgctggggaccccGCGGGACGCTGCAGGgtggggggtactggggggggggggggaaggtgaggGGGGTGCCCGTGGGACCCTGGGGGGCCTGGCAAGGACGTGGCGTTCCCAGGGTGCCCACCGAGGACATGGCGGGGGCTGTGGGACcctgggggacacagcagggacatggGGCGTCCGGGGGACCCAGGAGTTCCCGACAGGGACACGGGGTGCCCAGAGGACCATGGGGTGCCCGTCAGGGACATGGGACACCTGGAGTACCCTGGGGTGCCCGTCAGGGACACAGGGGGGGACCCAGTGTTGCCTGGCAGAGACACGGGGTGCCCAGGAGACCCCGGGACGCCCGTCAGGGACATGGGGTGCCCAGGGGACCCCttgggtggctggcagggacatgGGGAGGACCCTGGGGTGCCTAGCAGGGACATCGGGGGGGACCCAGTGGTGCCCGGCAGGGACACGGGACACTCAGGGGATCCTGGGGTGCCCAGCAGGGACACGGGACACCCCGGGATGCTGGGGTGCCTGGCAGGGACATGGGGCACCCGGGAGACCCCGGGACGTCCGGCAGGGACACGGGGTGCCCAGGGGACCCTGGGGTGCCCGTCAGGGACATGGGACACTCAGGGGACCCTGGGGTGCCCagcagggacacgggggggaGACCCAGTGGTGCCTGGCAGGGACACGGGACACTCAGGGGACCCTGGGGTGCCCAGCAGGGACACCGGGGGGGGGACCCCAGGGTGCCTGTCAGGGATCCGGGACACCCTGGGATGCTGGGGTGCCTGGCAGGGACATGGGGCACCCGGGAGACCCCGGGACGTCCGGCAGGGACACGGGGTGCCCAGGGGACCCTGGGGTGCCTGTCAGGGACATGGGACACTCAGGGGACCCTGGGGTGCCCAGCAGGGACACCGCGGGGGGGGACCCCAGGGTGCCTGTCAGGGATCCGGGACACCCTGGGATGCTGGGGTGCCTGGCAGGGACATGGGGCACCCGGGAGACCCCAGGATGtccggcagggacacggggcacccggggggaccctggggtgcccggcagggacacggggcgCTCGGGGGATGGCGGGGTGTcgggcagcgcggggggagcCCGTACCTGACATGCTGCTCTTCACCAAACATTGGCTGCTCTTTCTTTTGCGCTTGCCATCCAGCCACCTGCGGGAGGGGGCCAGGCTGAGAGGGTGCCCGCGGACCCCCTGaacccccaacagcccccccacccaccccaccccaccccacccctgggAGGTGGCaccgggggtcccggggggggcggagaggggggggaggcggtgggTAGGGGCGATGCTACCTGTGGGGTCAGGGCAGGGACccacggggtggggggtgaggggggggcgcTGGGACACGGCATcgcccggggggggctggggcgggggggtgagggggggcctGGAAGGGGGGAGTGAGGAGGGGGCtggaaaggtggggggggggggggggacggacggacggacgggaaAGGGTGctgggtgggggaggggcggggggggggggctcattCACAGTCAAAGACAAAATGTCCTTTTGGCTCAGCGGGGAAGTGACATCAGCGGGGCCCAGCCAATGGCCGACGGCGGGGGTCCGCGCCGCGCCCGCACGGCACCACCCCATTGGCGgagccgccgcgggggggggggggggggggggggcgggacgcggagccgcggggcgggggggg
This sequence is a window from Rissa tridactyla isolate bRisTri1 chromosome 19, bRisTri1.patW.cur.20221130, whole genome shotgun sequence. Protein-coding genes within it:
- the THRA gene encoding LOW QUALITY PROTEIN: thyroid hormone receptor alpha (The sequence of the model RefSeq protein was modified relative to this genomic sequence to represent the inferred CDS: inserted 1 base in 1 codon; deleted 1 base in 1 codon), which produces MEQKPSTLDPLSEPEDTRWLDGKRKRKSSQCLVKSSMSGYIPSYLDKDEQCVVCGDKATGYHYRCITCEGCKGFFRRTIQKNLHPTYSCKYDGCCVIDKITRNQCQLCRFKKCISVGMAMDLVLDDSKRVAKRKLIEENXERRRKEEMIKSLQHRPNPSAEEWELIHVVTEAHRSTNAQGSHWKQKRKFLPEDIGQSPMASMPDGDKVDLEAFSEFTKIITPAITRVVDFAKKLPMFSELPCEDQIILLKGCCMEIMSLRAAVRYDPESETLTLSGEMAVKREQLKNGGLGVVSDAIFDLGKSLSAFNLDDTEVALLQAVLLMSSDRTGLICVEKIEKCQETYLLAFEHYINYRKHNIPHFWPKLLMKVTDLRMIGACHASRFLHMKVECPTELFPPLFLEVFEDQEV